From the Bacillus rossius redtenbacheri isolate Brsri chromosome 12, Brsri_v3, whole genome shotgun sequence genome, the window CGGGTGTGTGCCTGTGCCTTGTGGCAGTCTCCTGCGATGTGTTCGCGCGTGGCTTCATCAGAGCTCATGAGCAGCTGCAGGTGACCCGGGACCCAGAGAAGCACTGGCGCTACCTGGAGGACCAGTCTTGACTCACTGTGCTCATCTGACTGCAATGTTCGCTTACAGCTGGCGGTGTACATGGTCGCGGGTGTGTGCCTGTGCCTTGTGGTGGTCTCCTGCGATGTGTTCGCACGTGGCTTCATCAGAGCTCACGAGCAGCTGCAGGTGACCCAAGACCCAGAGAAGCACTGGCGCTACCTGGAGGACCAGTCTTGACCCACTGTGCTCATCTGACTGCAATGTTCGCTTAAAGCTGGCGGTGTACATGGTCGCGGGTGTGTGCCTGTGCCTTGTGGCAGTCTCCTGCAATGTGTTCGCGCGTGGCTTCATCAGAGCTCACGAGCAGCTGCAGGCGACCCAGGACCCAGAGAAGCACTGGCGCTACATGGAGGACCAGTCTTGACTCACTGTGCTCAACTGACTGCAATGTTCGCTTACAGCTGGCGGTGTACATGGTCGCGGGTGTGTGCCTGTGCCTTGTGGCGGTCTCCTGCGATGTGTTCGCACGTGGCTTCATCAGAGCTCATGAGCAGCTGCAGGCGACCCAAGATCCAGAGAAGCGCTGGCTCTACTTGGATGTCCAGCCCCATCTCAGCTCACCATTCTACGTGATCGCCAATGTGATGCTGAGTATCAGCACTATGAGTGTAGGCATCATGTGCAGTCTGGTTACATGGTCATACATTAACTGGAGGGAAGTGCACTCGACATCATCCTCTCCATAAGAAGAGATTTATTGACTTCACTACCATTGTAAACAACAAccaataaagaaaatataacatgaaagcaaccacaaattgtattttttttccttttctctcTTCTTTATTTATCTACACAAatcaatatattttcttgtttacaATTTGCATTCACCTTCATCAGGGCTTAATTGTAACTGCTTGTAATATAACATGTCGCTTCTAACGTCCAACTAAACTATGTCTGATAAAAAATGTTAATGCCATTGAATATCCAAAGACTAACATCagcaaaaatattatatacatgtAACTTCGTGTTACTTCTACAGATTATGCACCTGGGGTTTGCATGgatataaataatgttaaacaaATCAGGTATCATGATTCTGTTCCTCAATATGTAGTTAAAAGTATTTTCTTGTAAGCATTGCACAAAATTATCGATTACTAAGGAACCTCCGATGATCATTTCATGTAGTGCCTGTCCTCAAGTATCTCCACAGtcttcagcattaaaaaaatactttctctaAAAtccttacatttattttaaacaccTTTTCCTATTTttggtataaatataaatattcggAACAAAGGTCATAGTGAGACAGGTGTGAAATTGCATCATTATTGGTGCAGGAAGTTCCTGTGTGCTTTGTTAAAGAGCCTAAACTATGATATTTATTCCTAGACACTTGTATATAAGTTATAGTATATAAAGGTATGTCCTGAAACGAGTCGGAGTGGAATCTGTTATTATTTACCTGAAATGCATCGAGCACAGTTTCATGTTTAAATTCATGCCCTGGCATCATTGCAATCGGTTGATGAACATCTGATTTTGTGCTTGtatgcatacgagtctccaacctaaactgAGGAGTCGAAATGTTTACAGGTAGTTCTAGTAGACAAACAGACTTTACGGTTTTTCGCAAGTCGTCTCAAACTTTCAATACATGTAAACCAAAAATGACACCTATGGCAGCGAAACTTCTCACAAGAAGGGTTCGTCATGCATTTGcttctctcatgtcttcgtgcatcatgggaaaatgcaaaaGACATATAACAGTAGCTGCAAGATTGCCTATTTGATAAAGATGAACCTTTCAGACTCGAAACTGATGCTGATGTATTTGCTGTATTACTGATTCCCATTGTACTCTTAAGCGAATCTATCAATCGCTGCTGTAGCGAAACCTTCACTTTCTGCcaaacagcagggcctttgcatgtcttctagtgtcttttcaacttataatatcttgcaaattgcttgcggcACATtctacagctaaacattttgcgagaaAGATTATTTGCACATTCTCTGTTCTCGAGTCGTCGAGCATTactattgtttgagaaaatcggTAACGGCATCGATGCTCAATAGTTGTTGAAGAATAACCCACCATAGACGTCTCCATAGATGACGAAACAtcattcatcgaggtttcctctgcaACCAGCACTgcaggaattaaagtctcttctgctgataGAACCACACCTGTTGTACTCTCCTCTGGTGTTGCTGGCATCACTGTCATCGGGATCTCCGTCGTCGCTGACGAGATCGTTGTTGTCTATGATATACATTCCACCGAGTTCTTCGTGTTTGTCGACGACGATGTCGAGATCTGCATCTCTGTTGTCGTTGCTGCCATCAGGTTCTGCTCcgtcgatggtacaacttccatccagttcaacattaattatttcatctagttctcaagaatagccagATACCGGATATATGTATCAGGCGAGTCAAACTAGCGATACTTGCAACatcgtagccagtaacaaactgaatgtccagattttttttcctagcctaagttaatctaagtgtttgtgtgtgtgggggggagggggggttaaggtcaggggaggacctaagtgtgtctcaggccgaagcctatacactctaccatgtggggtttttaaccatgcagaacaagggcgcgtgcatcttgtgcttattggggtttattggcgcCCCTTTGACTGCCCAGCCTAAAAGCAaactaaagtgacccaggtaaaacctgcatagacacagggaaaaccctcgACCGGGTCATGCAGGAATCAATTAATCATACATTAATgcactactggacaagagggaaaagGTCCAGGCAGAAGAAGAGTGTGGCAGGGCAGAAAGAATCAAACATGTAGAGGTTGGGCGCTTGGACCTTGCGCGTACACCTGGgctgtatttactgttattttgtaaatgaagGAAGTAGATATACTTCTTGTAGTTATTTACTAACCACCTTCATACACAACAAAATACAACATTGCTGCTTCATACATAGATGTACAACTTATCACACTTGAGACTGCGaaacatgtttacaaaaaaaatcatcagtTGTACCAACATTATTACAAAACAATTCTCAACACATTAAATTTCCAATCACAACACTTCCCCTTGTTGAGTTGGTTTGTACAATCATGATAAATACATCAATCCCAATTTTTGGGTCATAACCTTGGTCTTCACACCATTTAGTACCTTAGTAAATAGATCTGCCAAGTTTTGGTTTGTGGGTATGTAATGAAATTTTACAACATTTTCTTTTACACATTCTCGGACATAGTGGAACTTTATGTCAATATGTTTTGCCTTTTCAGACATTATTTGGTTTGATGCCTGGCTGATAGCACCCTGATTATCACACTGTACAAGACATGGGGTACTGATATAGTTTGATTGACTAAGCTCAAACAACAAATTCCTTATCCATGCTACTTATTTTGTTACTTCAGCCATGGCAACAAATTCAGCTTCAACAGTGGACTGTGCAACTACACTTTGCTTCCTGGAATGCCATGAAACTGCAGTCCCCGCCAAAATAACAACATAACCAGTACAGGATTTTCTATCAACTTTATCATTTCCAAAATCTGCATCACAATATACTTCTATTGGATTGCCTGTTTTGTAATAACACAACTTAAGGTCAATGGTTTTCTTTAAATACCTAAGTACGTGCTGTACATCACGCCAATCACTCATTTTAGGTTCATTACATTTGCGAGAAAGCTTGTTTACAGCAAATGTTATATCTGTCCTCGTGCCCCCAGAGAGATACAATAAAGAGCCAACTGCTTGTCTGTAGGTGTTCTCACTGAACCCTACATCTTCCCCTGGGACACTGCCTGACCTACTTATCTCTAGTGGCGTGGATAAGCCTTTTGCATTCCCCATTCCAAACTGTTCTAACACTTGTGTTATGTAATGGCTCTGATCCAGTGCAATGATGTCACCATTAAGCTTGGTAACCCTAATAGAGAGAAACTGTGAGTCACTTAATGACTTTACATCTAATGATTTTGACATTTCACCTTTAAGCCTTAATTTTACGCCTTGAGCCCCACACACTAATGCACCGATCCAACACCCTTTACAGCGACCTCGTCCTTTCCCAGTCCAACTCTCCCATTCAATTCCTTAAATGTGATGAACGCTGAGCGCAGAGGTGTCATGTGATCTGAAGAACCAGAGTCCAATACCCACATTGTTTTATCAGACTTACTGAATAAAGCTCTGCCAGCTATGCAAACCCTAAACTTGTTCTGGTCACTCGTGCCGCCATCCTTATTTTCTCCGTCTTTCTTTATTGTCGTCAACCTTGATGCTTCATATATTTTCCGTTCTTTGCAGTTGAATGATTTATGCCCAAGTTTACCACAGAAGTAGCACTTCACCAAATTTTCACTTCGACTAGATTTGCATTGTTTAGAGGCATGTCCCCAAGTTCCACAACTATAGCACTTAAGGTCTAACCTAGGGTCATTTAATTTGGGATCACTGTCTTTCATTCGTGCATTACCACATCCATGTGAGTAATACTTCTTAGTGTTTTCTTTATCTCTTGACTGTCCCAGGGTGAATTTTCTTGCATTCAGAGCTCTAACCTCACTTTCCGCTGCTTCCTTTTCTAGCTTCAGCCTCTTCTCTTCCAACAATAATTTGCCTTTCACATTTCTCACATTTATTGCCTCTTCATTCTGCTCTAGACTCCTCACTAGAATTTCATATTTTTCTCTCGGCAAACTTCGTAACATGAACACAGAAACTGTTTTTTTCTGTGAAGGGCATTCCCCCTTCAGCCAACATGAAGCACCAATTTTCTATTTTATCCATGTATTCTCGCATCGACGTATCATCCCTTTTTTTATAACTACAAAGTTCTTCAAGAACTGTAACTATATGCATTAATCCCACATTGCAATGAATCTCCTTTATAAGTTCCCATGCTTCTTTTGCCGTCATGCAGAACTTGATGTCGTTTAAAGATGCGTCATCCACCACAGCTTTTATAAAGTACAAAGCATCTTGGTTCTTGTTTTACTATTTGGCTGTCCACGTATCCGCATCTTCCGGTAATTCGTCACTGATGGCTTCTAGTAATCTTCTCTGCCCTAAATGAGCTTTCACTCGTTCACTCCAATAAGGGTAATTCGTCTCTGTAAGAATTGGAACAATATTTCGCTCTCTTCCAATTCCAACCGCCATCTTGAGTCACACTGATTTACCAACGCCGCGTCACACCATGAAAATACCGAGCACTAATGCATTCACCTCGCCTGTACATCAATACTTCCCTTCACTTCTGCCGTCAGCGCatgcctgggcccataacctgttattttgtaaatgaagGAAGTAGATATACTTCTTGTAGTTATTTATTAACCACCTTCATACACAACAAAATACAACATTGCTGCTTCATACATAGATGTACAACTTATCAGATCACACTTGAGACTGCGaaacatgtttacaaaaaaaatcatcagtTGTACCAACATTAGTACAAAACAATTCTCAACACATTACATTTCCCATCACAACATTTACCAGGaccgcatgcgcccccaggggcgggcgacttcactcgtcagcccagctgcccaggcagccacctgTGAAAAATAAATGGGCTGCTGCAAATACTCCCTTCCCCTAGCGCCGGAGCCGCGGCTAGGCCAGCGGGACCGCCTCGGTTCTAGCAATATTCACAGCGGCAGAAGGCGGCAGAGCAAGCCCTGCAAGCGGGTAAACCCGCTGATTCGTCGGCAGCTAGGCCTGGCTCGATGGCTGAGAGCACAAGTGCTCTCGGCGGTGgccagacgagccagtaaaccggctcgaactgcagTCTTATTCGCTCTTGTGATTTAACCTTCAAATGTGGTATcacccatccatccatccatccataatTAATAAAGACCAAATCATATATTCCGGATTTTATTCAGCTGCTAGTACAGAATTATTCCATATGTGTTTGCAAGATAAAATACTAGTTCTTGTTTAGAGTTGATTATATGTCTGTAGTCGTCTGCAAATCCTAGGATTGTGGCTAGCGGTATGCAAATTTCAAATTTACTACCTTCATACACAGatactttaaaattttcttcGATACCCCTGCCAGTCATTTTCGCTACAGTTAATTCATTCCTCGTaagatttaaataattctttatagTGCATGTATTTCCGGGATCTCTGACAGAGTCCAGTTCAATTCCATTTAAGTTATGAGATATTCTAGAAAATAAGTGTAGAACACCATTTCGAATAATTCGTGTAGTTGTCGGGTCTTGACCATTATTCTTTAAACACACGCCTCTTATTCGTATGAAAGACTGGCTCGGAAGAGTATACACATCTTCATTCTGAATAGTTATTATAACTTCGGAAGATTGTGTATATAGTCCTGTAATATAATGAGAATAGATATGTATCTCTTAAATTGTGATCGAATCATCAAAGCCTAGCCCTTCATTAACATTGAGGATTTCTGACTCCATACTTTCTTACTTTATATCCTaggctaagtaaaaaaaaaaggactgatTAGTAGTTGTTAACCCTCTGACCTTTCGcaacctaacaatttttttttagttatgtgcTTACTTTTATACATTCTGTTGAAATTAATTCCCATCTTTCTTCAAATGTAGTCTCAAAGTAATCTGTTCGTCTCTAAAATTAACTAGCTACCCATTTTGATCTACAAGTTGGACTGTTATTTCACTAACTGATTTTACTATCACAGGAATATAGATTACTGTTTTTAGTATTTCAATCAGGCGATAACCTGGAGGAACATTTATTCCGAACTCGTGTAACATTCGAGTCGGGTTACCATTTAAAAATGAAGATTCTACCAAATTACAATTTACACGAACTACATTTTTCGATAAAAAATTTATCGACTTAATAGATTCGTGAACATTCTCAGACTCATATACTCTAGGCTCAAAACCGAATAGCGATCCTATGCTACTGTCACCTTTAAAATCTATATCACAACTGGtaactaaaatacttttcatggtatttatattttCTGTAAGAATTATTGTTTCATTAGGTTGTAAAATATTCTTTTAATAATCTTCAATATCACCAATTTCGTCACATccagttggtatttttttttatctctttgaaGTTGTTTTCGTCAGGCTGTTTGTATCTAAAAACATTATTCGTTTCGTCAACATTAGCTATAGAATTAAAAGTTTGTACATCTGTAAACGCAACAGACTAATTTCCTCTTAACCGTAGGTAGGACTATTGGTGGAAAAAATACGGAATTTAATTCGCTGCTCGCACCTGTCAATATTGCAGTAATACTCATGTTTACAACAAActgctaaataatttataaatttgtttgttgTAAGTTTATATCCTTTTTTCACCCGAGAAACGTTTTGGCTGTAAGTTTTATCGTGTTGCATTTCACAAGTGCTACAGATCGTTAGGAAATAAAGTGCGTCGCCGATGTGGAATACGCGTCAAAactagaggaggggggagggggcagaatGTCGTTAAGAATGTCGTTAGTGTTTCAAGCTGTACAAAATGACACAGCTCGTTTGGAAACAAGTCCGTGCGTAGGTACTGAGGAATGTGTGTCCGAACTGGAGACAAAATATCATTAGCAGCGTGGATGTTTCATGCCAGTTGCAACACACTGACATGACAGTCAGTCGACTGACTGCTTGCGGAAAATAAGCTAGCAGAAGTATTTCATGAAtgttatgataaaaatattaaacacagtTTTCCACAAATTTGAGAGTTGAAATTTTGTTCTCTGTTGTAATTGTATGAaattttaacacattaaaaataattaacgaaTTCTCTAAGTTTTTTAATACCCGAAAATATCAAAGTAAATTGCCTTTTTACCTCCTTTCGCATATGCTGTCCAATGAGAACCTCTGTTACTTTTACTGTATAAATTAACAATTACAGGTTCGTTAACATTAGGTTTTGTTGGAAGTCCGTCTCTCTTGAACACACCTCTAAAGTACTTGAATTTTAGTTTATGagcatattttattaattctgtgtTTGATAACGCTCGAGTcgctttttaatttattatttatttctttaatgtctcttttgtttcattatttttccAGTCCCTTTGGCCTGATATGGACGTAGAAACATACCTTTTTCCGTTTACCTTTAGCTAGTACCTCCATCTCTTCGTTGTGACGTCTTGGTTCTTCCAAGTTATTTTTATTGGTCTTTGCTAattgctcagactgtttgctaaAATAGCAGGGAGAAGGGGAAGGAAGCCACCCTTCTTAACTCGTTTCTTAGTAGTTTTCTTGACTTTGTGCTTTCTCTTGAGTCCCATACCTAGTTTCATTTTCGAAGTCACGATTTTTGAAATGGCAAATGAAGCTAGCTTTTAACCTAATTtagagtgcggttacacacagtctgaacatgtttcgttcgaggccatttcccatttaacttaaacaggttggcaaagtagttcagatcgacatatcttctacattagcctctgattggctgtttagaatataaacagtcttttgcagaaattcaagatggaaagtgtttctggcacaagttcgagtaatattttaccgaatgcaacaaaaaaaaaaatcaaaagataattatatatatatatatatatatatatatatatatatttaattgatcctgacattaattttcttaaaactgagataggtactctcgctcaaaaaataataataaataagtttaaaaattttactgtgcatgttgtttgaattcccgatttgtaaaaaaaatattgagcaatatgaaaacacattccatttctgctgataatgctgtataaacaagtgagaaaatcccgcgttttctggatacaattacaaaatagagatcaacaacacagtcattcgttgacagtagacaatcggttttagagctaaacacacttttcagcaactaccgtgtaaccgtacactttcgcatttgtaaacgtgtttacttaaacatgttcacctgaagtagttcagggtcccgtgtaaccgcgcccttagtacTTATCTCCTGCCTGGTAAAAATTCTCTGCTGCTTGCGATAGGATTTTGTCTGACTAGTGTCTATCTTTTAAATCAACACTTTTACAATAAGCAACGTCGTGGTTTTGGAAAAAGAATTGTCAAGTTTATTAATGCCTTTATCTCCCCGCCTAAGTCTCTTAGCTAATTTCGTACCTGGTCCGCAAAATCTATATCCTGGACTATGTAATTTGTTTATCAAACTGTTTATCAGTCCGCCACCAAGTATAGACTTACTCTCACAAGTCATTGGTACTAACTGGGGGAAACATATAAATACAACTCCTTATATAGCTAAGTATTTCAGTTGCTAACAGAACGTTGAAACAGTAACATCCGTAAGTTACTTGAGTCAGAATGTTTTACTTGTGTAaatactgtggtaaacgtttcagtttaaaacagaatTCTTCTCGTCATGAAAAAAACTAGTGTTTAAGGACTTATTCCTACCACATGTTTCGATGCCTTAAATGTCCGCCTGAATTCAAGAGAGTTGATAGCTTGCAAAGACATGGCattacatgttagtttagtgTGGATAAGGAAAAGCAAGACAATATTTCAATGAGtgatatacatattaaaaaaataatccacatatttcaaacacaaacccacatatttcaaacacaaatccacatatttcaaacactgacacacatatttcaaacacaaatccaTACTTGAAAGGCTATAATgtaaaatttgattaaataataactaaaattttaGGGTGTGGCATGCAAATTATGAAttctaatatattgttacgatttacctgcgggttcgtaaaggatagcccaattaaagatttttatcacacacacagttttatttattaccactactagtcacttacaaataatcttctaaattggcagataattaattacacgtaaaaaaaggtcaattccccagtcactcgtttcacacacctcgctggaccgcacttccggcgcaactctcgccgcagcacccctcgtgggtctccgccgcgggactccgtcgccacactccgccgccgtcacacccttcgccgagatcccactcgacgactcgctcgccacttcactcgggactccgccgcgcccgcgactctatcgcccggaaactcccgactccactgaactcactcactccctgccctggaaccttcgtccagggacttcgccactctgccgcacccgcggcactatcgcccggaaactccgccgcgggagaactccccactgaacccCTTACTCTCTCTCT encodes:
- the LOC134537197 gene encoding uncharacterized protein LOC134537197, coding for MAAYKINEVTSGESSVHALPDHSLGSWARHNRHQLAVYMVAGVCLCLVAVSCDVFARGFIRAHEQLQATQDPEKRWLYLDVQPHLSSPFYVIANVMLSISTMSVGIMCSLVTWSYINWREVHSTSSSP